The nucleotide window CTGCGCTGATGTAGTAATCATTGCCAATCTTATCATTTGACATTACACCTGCACTTATTTCCAATCCTTTCTGCTTCGGCAGCATCCTTTGCGCCTGTGCAGCCGTAATGCCTATCAGGACAAGCAGCACGGTATAGATATACTTTTTCATTTTCTTGTTATTGCTTTAAAGGGTTATTAAAATTTCAGGTACATATCGTCAATCAAACGAGCTTTGATTAAATCGGAATTTTCGACCTGCAATGTTTGATGTCTGCCCCCGTTCTTCTCGAAAATCTCAATCAGCAGCACCTTATCATCGGCAATGGTAAACTGGTCTAACAGGAACACGTTTTGTTCGGTCGATTTTCCGGCAATGCCGTCCAATGGCTTGTAAGTTCTCAAAGGCGTTAAAGGATGTTCCTGCACTACGGTACGTTTGGCTACCTTTTTATCCACCACTTTGAAATTGATAAAATCAATCTGAAACGGCACATTGGTACGGTTTCTCAATTCCGTATGGAAATAGTATTTACCGTTGTGGATGTAGATGCCTTTGAGGATAAACTGAATGCCGAAACTCTTAGCCCCGATATGCTTTACAATGCGCTTGTCTTTCTTGTAAATGGTTTCCAGTAGCAAGCCTGCCAGTGAGGGAGAATTGTTACCCAGTTCCTCAAAAAGCACATCGTTACCGTTGGCTTTATCCACCGCTTTTTGCATTGTGAGCAGGTCGTAGCTTAATGCCTCCGGGTAGGAACTGTAATACACGTTGAAGCTGTAAAAACGCCCGTCATTCGTGATAACGGAAAAATTCGTTTCCGGCTCAAAGTCCCTTACCGATGCCTTTACACGCAATACGTTTTCGGCATCTTCAGCCTTACCTGCAATCAGGTATTCGCTGCCCAAATCCACGTAACGGATGGCGGTCGGGAAAATCAGGTGCGAAGTTTTATCGTAGGTAACTTCCATACGATACGGTTCTATCTTGCCCAATGCAAGCGGTGTTTTTGCAGTTGCACTATCCTGTGCATAAGTTGTTACGGCAAAGCCGAGTATCAGGGCAATTGCCCAAAAGGTTTTTAAATGATTTTTCATTGTTTTATTTATTTGAGTTCAACATTATTTTTTAGATACAAGGAAGACCTGATAGCCTGCTTTGAGTGTAACTTTTGGCGTTCTTACTTTCTTGGCGAAATAGCCCGAAATACCCTGTACCACGCCACGGCTTAAGTCTGCGGCAACCTGTTGTCCGGCATTCTGCGTAAGCATTACGCTTGTTCCTCCTGTCTGGCTCATATTGCCCGCCATTTCGGTAAGGGCGTTCATTTCGGGCGAATACGGAACGTACAAGCCTTGCTGTCCGTCCAAATCGTAAATGGTTATATCTACCGGAATGATATTGCCCTCCAGTTCTACGGAGGTAACTTTTAATTGTAGCCTGCCATTCTGAAATTTTGCATTAGCTGTTACAATCGTTCCTTTTGGTATGGTACGTTGCGGGGTTTTAGCAGGCTCTAACAGTCGTAAACGCACACCCGTTTCGCCAACTACCGTTTGGGCTTCGTGTACACAGGCTTTGATACTGTTTTTAGGTTGTATTGCCTGTTCGGTAGAACCTGCGGTATAAAACCCCCTGTTTTTTGTTTGGCTCCAATCGGCTGCAAAGGCACTGTCCGACGGTTCACGGTACAGGGCTGATACGATGTTCTTTCTTGTGGGCGTGAACGATACAAATTGCTCTTTTTGATTAGCACCCGCAGCAGCAGGAGTTGCACCGTTGGCAGGAGCAGCGTTTCCGGTATTGGCATTTTGCGGAAGATATTTTGCTGCCATTTCATAGGATTTCTCCATTAATTTGAGTTGGTCGTCAACGGTGGCCACAGGTGGCACATCTTTTTCCGACAACTTTGCTTTAAGTTCGTCCACTTGCTTACGGAGTTCCATTGTTTCAGCGTTATCATCCTGATAAAAGGAACTCAATGCGCTTTGGGTATTTCGATAGCTGTTCAAAGCAGGGTTGCCGCTTCTTCCCGAATTTCTGCCACCACCGCCAAAGCCGTTGCTTTCCTCATCGTCAGGAAACTGCTCATCGGTCGGCTCTTTCTTATCTTCCGTATTCCAGTAATCAGAAAGCGTTGCAAGGGCATTGCGTTTTTCCTGCTCTTTACGTTCGAGCATTTCCTGCTCGTAAGCCTTGCCTTTGTCGGCAGGCATTCCTGCGCCCGTAGCCTGTGGTACGGCATCGTTCAGCCCAACGTTTTCGATTGCCTTTTTATCTGCGGACGGTTTAAATATGAGGTACATACAACCCACGAAGACAATCGCCATTAAGCCAAAGATTAAAGGCTTTTTGAGCTTTTCCTTGTTATTCTGTGTGCCGTTTTGCAGCACATCAGCGGTTTCTTTCGGGCTTCCCTCGGTTACCCGAACAACCGATTTTTTGTTCTCATTTTCTTTCATAAATCTGATTTTTTAAAATTGTTGATACACTATCCTGCAACCTTGCAGGGTTTTTACTTTTGAGGACAGGGTTTTCGATATGCTCAATGACCATATCGTGACCGGACTTTGAAGTATCGTACATCACTTTGCCAATGACCGCTACGGTAAGCAGCAGGTAACCCACAAAGAAGTACAGCGTATATTGGTGTTGCTTGCGCAAGGGTAATGCCTGCCAACGTTTGTCCAACTTGTCAAAGTACCTGTCCATATTTGCTCTTAATTTTTTCATAGCCATATTATTTCTGTGTTATAGCTTGAAACGTTTAGGACTTTTAACCGCCTTTTGCTTTGGCTCATTGTTGACCAGTGCGACCGCTTCCGTTAATTTGGGTGCGGATATGACTGACAGGTTTGCCAGTTCCGTTTTTTTGAGTAATTGCCCAAAGCCGTCTTTCTTGGCTATTTCCATTCGGCTAAGAGAGAATTTGCCATTCAGGTATTTTACCCACATATTGCATTCTACACGGGGCTTGTCATCGCCCGACCATTGTAGGTAGCCTGTCAGCAACAAGTCCTGTTTAGGTAAACTGTCTGCACCTTTTTGGCAACTTTCGAGATATTCGCTGATGCTGTCTTTCAGCTTTCCGGCATACGCACCCTGCGTATGGAAATACCCGTTATATCCTTTGTCAGTAAGGATTTTTGCGAACGTGTTTAAATCTGATAATGCTTCCATAAGATTGTTTTTAGCGTTCGATAACTTCAATGTCCCTGTTTTCAACGACTGCAAATTTTTCAATATTGAAGCCCTGCGGATTATTGTCGGAACGAACGGAGTTGACGAGATAGCAGGTAGTAATAAGGTTACGCCTGGTTACGTTGCTTGACCGGATGATGAACTGTTTGGCATAGGTGCGCACTGCATAGGGATAGTTGTCGAAATTGCAAACCACACTATCCACCTCTATGCGTTGCTGCACGTTCCCTGAAATGATACGGCTGTAATAGCCCTTTTCCGACAAGTCTTTGTAGTAATCAAATGCACTTTTATCGGCAAGGTTGAATGCCCTGCCCATATTGCTTTCAATAGCGTTTTTATCAGGGGCAAGGGTAAAGAACAGTTCGTGAAATCTCCTGACGTGTTCCCTTGCTTCAACCGGGCGGTTGATGCTCGCATCCTGCGACAAGGCAAGCATCAGGGATTTGCCGTTATCCAGTACATAGATTTTTTGGCGTTGTTCTTCTGCAAAGCGGTAGGAGTGCCATACGGCGTATCCTACCACGCCAATGCAGAGAACCGCAAACACAATGGCATATAATCTTATCTGCCTAAAGCTGTTTTCGATATTTCTTAGCGTTTTAAATTCCATTTTTTAGAATGATTAATGATTATTTATTCATCAGTTTACCGCCGATGTTTCCAACTGTTGAGCCTGCGCCTGCTCCGGCGATGTTTCCGGCTTTCATTGCTGTGGAGTTTACATTGCGGGTAAAGTTTCCTGCGCCTCCGGCTTGGATTACCCAACCTGTTACTGTCGGGATAGTGAAGTACCCGATGATGCCGATAATCATAAAAATGATGTACACGGTATTGCTCGTATCAGGTATATAGGTGGGGTCGGCAAGCATTGCTATATCCCTTTCTAAAATGAGGGATTGTATTCTTGCCAACATTGAGCTGAACAAGTCCGAAACAGGAAGCCACAGGTAAACGCTGACGTACCTCGTGAGCCATTGCGAGAGCGTGGACTGAAAGCCGTCCCATACGGAAATAGCAAAGGCTATTGGTCCGAGTATGGAGAGGACTATCAGGAAAAACGTTCGTATGGTATCAATGACCAAAGCCGCCGCCTGAAAGAGTATTTCCAATAGATTGCGAAACCAATCCTTTATGGCTTTCTCTATCTTGTAGGCTTGCCTGTCCATATACATACCCGCCATTGTTCCAATGTCGGAGGGCGACCATCCCAGTTCGTCCAGTTTTTTATCAAACTCTTCGTCTGATACCATATAGGCGGTTTCGGGGTTCCTTACCATTGCCTCGTATTCCAACTGGTCTTTCTGCTGTTGCAGCTTGTTCAGGTCAAGCACCTGGTCTTCCAGTATTTGGTGGGTTCCTACTACCACCGGGCTTAATACTGCATTGATGGTTCCCAATACGATGGTCGGGAAGAACATAATACAAAGCCCTAAAGCGAACGGGCGCAGCAAAGGGAACATATCAATAGGTTCGGCACGGCTTAAAGCCTGCCAAACCTTTAATGCCACATAGAACAATGCTCCCAATCCCGCCAAACCCTTAGCTACTGCCGCCATATCGCCTGCAAGCGGCATCATATCGTCATAAAGCGAACGCAGGAGTTCGTGAAGATTATCCCATTCCATTTTTACCAGTATTTTTGGTTAGCAGTTCCGTAGAGTTGAAGCACTCTTTGGGCATCGTTTTTCTTTTTCGCTCTTAGGTAGCTTACAGAAATGTTCTTATTGGTGTAGTAGCGTACAAGGCTGTGGTAATCCTTAACTTCTTTGTACACTCGGTCAATAATATCCATACGCTCTTTGTCATTTAGCGAAAGGCTTGAAGAGGTTATAATCTGCTTCAATTCTTTCAGCAGTTCCGTACTTTCATTGAGCAGTGCCGAATAACCATTGCCGATGGCGACTAATTCCTGCGGTGTGAAATTTGGGTCGTTCATCATCTTGCCAAAATTCTGCACATACATTTCAGACACATCGCCCACCAACAATACCGTTTGTTGCACCTTACGGGCATCTTTCACAAGGTTGTTGATGGCTTTCAGCTTGTCATAATATTCCTTACCCTGGTCGTACACTTTCTTCACTTCGTTGAAGTTCTTTATCACATTGCTCACGGTCGAAGAAGTCTGTATGATTTCGTTCGCAGAGTTGATAATTCCTGAAGCCAGGTTTGCAGGGTCAGTAACTACAAACTGGGCTTTTGCTGACGGTGCTACGGCAAGCATCAGTGCCGTACACACCAGATACAATACTTTTTTCATTGTTTCTGAATTTTTAAATTGTTAATGACTATTGATTTGAATTGTCCCGCCTTTGCATTGCGATATGCTTAATGGCGAGTTCTACATTGCCGTCCAGTTCAGCAGCAAGCTGCATTACTTCCATTTTTTCGGTTTCTTCGGTCGTATAGGCGAGGTATTCCTCCAAACTAACTTCGGTGGCATAGACTGCCGAGTGCGTACCACCTAAGCCAATCCAAACCTCTTTGTAAAGTCGGCTTGCATCGTTGTTCATATTGATGGAAAGTACCTGCCCTTTCTCTTTGTCAGTAAGCCCCAACATCGCCTGTATATCATCAAACTTGTTCATATACTTGCGTTGGTCAAGCAGGATTTTACAGTCGGAGTTGTTGATGATACTTTCTTTGACAATAGGCGACTGGATGATGTCGTCCACTTCCTGCGTTACGACAATCGCTTCTCCAAAGAATTTGCGGACAGTCTTAAAAAGATACTTGATGTATTCTGCCATTCCCTCTTTGGCAATCGCTTTCCAAGCCTCCTCAATTAAGATGAGCTTGCGAATACCTTTCAGTCGGCGCATCTTGTTGATGAACACCTCCATAATGATAATCGTAACTATGGGAAAGAGGATTTTGTGGTCTTTAATCGCATCAATTTCAAACACGATAAAGCGTTTGGAAAGCAGGTCTAACTGCTTGTTGGAGTTCAGCAAATAATCATACTCGCCACCCTTGTAATAGGGTTCGAGTACGTTCAGGAAATTGGCAATGTCAAAGTCCTTTTCCCTGACCTGCTTTTCTTCCAGTACCTTGCGGTAGCCGCCTTTTACATACTCATAGAAACCGTTGAATGACGGGTAAACATCTTCCGTTTTGATACGTTCGATATAACCGCTTACCGCATTGGAAAGGGCAACTTCTTCAGAACGGGTCGGCGGTTCATCATCACGTTTCCATAAGGTCAGTATCAGGGTTTTGATACTTTCCCGCTTCTCAATGTCGAACACGCCATCATCTGTATAGAAAGGGTTAAAGGCAATCGGGTTATCTTCGGTATAAGTGAAGTAAACACCGTCTTCGCCTTTGGTCTTTCCTTTGATGAGTTCGCATAAGCCCTGATAAGAGTTACCCGTATCTACCAACAGTACGTGTGCGCCCTGTTCGTAATACTGCCGTACCATATGGTTTGTGAAGAACGATTTACCCGAACCCGATGGACCAAGTATAAACTTGTTCCGGTTCGTGATGATACCCCGTTTCATAGGCAGGTCGGAAATATCCAAATGGATAGGTTTTCCTGTAAGCCTGTCAGCCATCTTGATACCAAACGGCGAGGGCGAATTGTGGTAGTTGGTTTCTTCCGTGAAGAAGCACAGCGCAGGTTCGATAAAAGTGTAAAAACTTTCCTCACTAGGAAAGTCGCCCGCATTGCCCGGCATTCCTGCCCAATACAAAGTGGCTACGTCCGTTGTGTTGTGGCGTGGCTTACACTCCATCAGTGCCAATGCACTACCGCAATCGTTCTTTAGCTGCTTCAGTTCCGCAGGGTCTTCCGACCACGCCATAATGTTGAAGTGCGCACGGATAGAAGACAGCCCGAAGCTGTGGGCTTCGTTCAGGTACTTTTCTATCCACTCTTTGTTGATTTGGTTGGCACGGCTGTACCTCGCCAGCGAGTGCATATTCCGTGCGGACTTCTCAAACTTTTGCAGGTTGTCTTCGCTGTTATCCAAAAACAAATACTGGTTGTAGATGTGGTTGCAGCTTAACAACAAGCCCACAGGCGCAGCGAATGATAAACGGCAGTCGCTACGGTCGGTAGATAGCTTTTCAAAACGGGTATCTGCCGATACCGTTCCGGGCAGGTCGTCCGTATCGGAAAGCGTGTGCAGGCACAACCTTTTGTTGCCGATACGGACTTCTTCACCTCCCAATGCGATGTCCTGCATTGGTGTTCCGGCTCCCCTCGATAGCGTGAGGTACTGTTCCAGTAATCCCTGCGTATCGTCCGTGCCGATAATGTCCTCTTCGGTCAAACGTCGCAGGCTTACAAAACCGCTATCGTTCACGATACGCTCAAACTGGGCGACCGCCTCCATAAAGCGGTGTATCGTTTCCTTGTTCCTGATTTCCTTCGGTATCAGCGTACCTTTGCAAAGCGAACTGAAGTTGCTTTGCATCCGCATTCTTTCCTTAGTGGTCTTCGTAAGAAACAGGTAACAGTAATGGTTTAAGAACGGTCGCTCGTTGAAATGGCGTTGGTAAGATTTCGATAAAAAACTCTGGTCTTTTATTGCCAAATCGGGCGCATAACTTTCCTTGATGTACCAATCCTGTTTGTGAATGACCGTAAAATCAGGCAGGGTTTTAATAGCCTTGTGCCAGGCGGAATGTATCGCTTCGTACTCCGCAGAAGCTACCGTGAACAGTTCCGGCAAGCGTACTTCAAAGCAGGCGGTAATATCTGCATCTTTGGAAAGAATGCAGTTGTTCTCTACTGCCAGCAACGGAAATTTGTTTTCCAGTGTGGTGGTCTTTGCTACATTTCTCATACGGCATTCTGTTTAGGAGTGAATTTTAAATAGCGGTGTACAGGCTTGCGGCAGATGATGTAGCGAGGATGCCTTTTATTGGCTGCAATTTTCATCAGCCCGTGTTCGCCATACTTGCGGTTCAGCGAAAAGGTCTGCCATACGATGAGCGAAGCACCACCTGCTCCGAGGAACAGGCAGATGTAAGAATTGACGCCTGCCATATACAGTATCATCACAAGGATGAGCGTACCGAGCAGCCCGCCTGCGAAAATGAACAGGTATTGTGCTTTCAGCCCTTTAAATTCCACCGTCCTGCCGATGCCTTTGTTGATATTGTAATTCATAAGGCAAAGGATTAAAGGAAGAATGAACGCAGGATGGTAGCGGCAACAATCAGGAAGATACACGCACCGAACCACGAAGCTGCAGTCTTACTCGTGTCGGGGTCGCCGGAACTGAATTTGTTGTACACCTTAACGCCCCCGATTAACCCGACTACCGCACCGATGGCGTAGATTAACTGCGTTGCGGGGTCGAAATAAGAGGTTACCATTTGGGTAGCCTCGTTGATACCTGCCGAGCCGTTTCCCTGTGCGAACGCACCAATTGCTGACAGCATTGCCAAGGCTGCCAGCCAAACTTTTTTTCTCTGTTTTTCCATAATTGAAACACATTAATTTGTTACTGTTTATCCCGCACCTTGCGAGCTTTCGGGACAAATGTCTTGTGGAAAAAGAGGCGTTATGAGAAAGTGGCAGTCAAAGGAAGTGTTTGGCTGTGAGTGGCTTTGCAACAAGCATTTGAGCATAAAAAAAAGCCAAACTTTTTACGGTTTGAGGTTACGTTTCAATAATAACTATTATGGATTTTGCACTTTTATTCTATAGAAGCGGTTATCTGTCACTCAAAACGAGCCAAAATCCAAAGTTTATAGCTGAAAGCTTTCGCAAACGAAACCAAATTAGTAGATTTGCCAAAAGTGTCAAGAAATAAATTTCAAGATTATGAAAGAAACATTTGGCGAATATATTCACAAGCTAAGATTAGATAATGGTTTAACATTAACTAAACTTGCGGCTGCATTAGACATAGACCAATCTACCTTATCAAAAATTGAAAACGGTAAAAGAAATGTACCTGCTGAAATAATACCGAAACTTTCAGCATTTTTCAGTCTTGACTTAAAAAAATTAGAACACGAGTATCTAAGCGAAAGAATTGCAGAATTAATTTATCCGGAGGAGGAAACTCAAAAGCTATTTTTAGCTGCTGAGGAGAAAGCAAAATATATGAGAATTAAAAACCAACATCAAAGTACACTCAAGTTTTAATTATGGTAGGAGCATCATTATTTTCAAGTGCAGGCATAGCAGAAACTTACTTTGAAGAAGTAGGAATTAATATTATCGCTGCTAACGAATTGGTTCAGGAAAGAGCTGACCTATATCAGGCATTGTATCCAAATTCTAAAATGATTGCAGGTAGCATTTTAGACGATAAGATTTTTAAAACACTCGTAGAAAGTACCCCTGAAAAATTAGACTTTCTAATTGCTTCACCACCTTGTCAAGGAATGAGTGTTGCAGGAAAAAATCGGAATATTGAGCAAATGCTTAAAGATGAAAGGAATTATCTTGTTTTTAAAATAATTGATTTCATTAAATTAAAATCTCCCGATTTTGTACTGATAGAAAATGTACCAACATTTTTTAAGATGGTTTTGCCATACCAAAATCAACATTTAAAAGTAATAGAGATTTTAAATCTATTATTCGGCAAAGAATACAAAATTGAAGCTAATGTGTATGATGCTTCTGAATATGGTGTTGCTCAAAGACGGACAAGAGCAATCATAAAATTGTACCGAAAAGACAAAAAATGGGGACAACCTATAAAGTCTGAAAAGCAAATAACAGTCGAAGAAAAGATTGGTTTTTTACCAAGTATTGAGGCAGGAGAACAGTCAAAAATAAAATGGCATTTTGCCCGAAAACATTCGGATAATCACGTACTGTGGATGAAGCATACCCCAACAGGAAAAACTGCTTTTGAAAATGAAGAATACTTTCCTATAAAATCTAATGGAGAAAAAATAAAAAGTTACAATACCACATACCGACGAATTAAATGGGATGAACCCGCTCCCACCATTACAATGCGAAATGATGCAATCAGTTCACAATTGAATGTGCATCCAGGAAGAAAATTAAAAAACGGAACTTATTCTGATGCAAGAGTTTTAACACCTTTGGAGTTAATGTTGTTGTCCTCTCTTCCACAAAATTGGAATATCCCGGATAATACACCTGAATTACTTATTAGAAAATGTATTGGAGAATGTATTCCGCCTTTGTTAATTAAAAATATTGTTGCTCAAATAAATCAATAATATGACTTTACGAATTGATAGTAAGAAATGGATTTTATACAGACATACAAGAGATTTTGAAAAACTTTGTGTTGTTGCTGAATTTTTGAAGTCATACACCAAGACAGGAATTTCAAAAGATGAGAAAGCGCAATTAAATTCAAAGTTACGTGAGTTAGGTTTGTATAGCGAAAGAAATCCTGAATTACCGCTTGATGCGATAAACCATAAAATCAATCAGCTTTCATATTATATGTTTGGCTACCAAGCCAAGGTTGATGGGCAAGACCGTTTTTTATTTAGTCCGCTTGGAAACTTATTTTTGAAAAACGTTGGGGATAAAGAGAAAATAGCCAAAATATTTCTTACAATGCTTTGGGCTGTACAATATCCCCATCCACATAGCGGAACGGATAGCGAATTTCAGCTTTATCCATTTCGTTTGATTTATAAATTGCTTTCAGAACCAAAACTATCTAACAAACTTTATGCTTTTGAGGTTGCGTACGTTGTTGTGTTTCTCAAAGAAGCTACTCAAAAAACATATGATGTCTTAATAAATGAATTATTAGCATTAAGAAAGTTTTCAGATGAAGAAATTGCTCAAAAATTTCAAGAAGACAGACACGCTTATGTGAACTCTGCTTATGAATGGGATTATTACGTTTCAAGTCTGTTTGAAAGTGCAGGTGTATTGAACAAACGAGAGGGAATTGTTATAACCAAACTACAACACGGAACAACCAATACTTTTAGGAAAATAACAAGAAACGAGGTTGCAATTCCTGAAAATTTAAAACAGTTAGTTCAGCAATTAGAAAATGAATATTCTTTTTTAGCAAAGCCTCTGTTGCTTAACGACCCTGAACGTTTGAAAATTGATGTTATTAAGGAAATTTACAGTTTTTACCCTAAGACACTTTTAGTTGAAATTGGCGAAGTAGCTGATGATATAAAATTTGAATTGCTTAATCTTCCGAAAATTATAGAACAATACGCAAACAATAACGAAGGAGCGGAAGCATATCTTTTTGAAGATGCTTTGACAGATGGTTTCAATATGTTCTACAATATAGAAGCCGAAAAAGTAGGCGGAGCAGGAAACACTGATTTGGAATGCCTGTATATTCCTAAAAAGAAAAAATTCGCCGTTGATGCCAAGTCGACCAAAAACAAACTTTCGGGTGTAAATGCTGGAAGATTAGAAGGGCACCGAGAAA belongs to Chryseobacterium gleum and includes:
- the traJ gene encoding conjugative transposon protein TraJ, whose amino-acid sequence is MEWDNLHELLRSLYDDMMPLAGDMAAVAKGLAGLGALFYVALKVWQALSRAEPIDMFPLLRPFALGLCIMFFPTIVLGTINAVLSPVVVGTHQILEDQVLDLNKLQQQKDQLEYEAMVRNPETAYMVSDEEFDKKLDELGWSPSDIGTMAGMYMDRQAYKIEKAIKDWFRNLLEILFQAAALVIDTIRTFFLIVLSILGPIAFAISVWDGFQSTLSQWLTRYVSVYLWLPVSDLFSSMLARIQSLILERDIAMLADPTYIPDTSNTVYIIFMIIGIIGYFTIPTVTGWVIQAGGAGNFTRNVNSTAMKAGNIAGAGAGSTVGNIGGKLMNK
- a CDS encoding helix-turn-helix domain-containing protein translates to MKETFGEYIHKLRLDNGLTLTKLAAALDIDQSTLSKIENGKRNVPAEIIPKLSAFFSLDLKKLEHEYLSERIAELIYPEEETQKLFLAAEEKAKYMRIKNQHQSTLKF
- the traK gene encoding conjugative transposon protein TraK, with amino-acid sequence MEFKTLRNIENSFRQIRLYAIVFAVLCIGVVGYAVWHSYRFAEEQRQKIYVLDNGKSLMLALSQDASINRPVEAREHVRRFHELFFTLAPDKNAIESNMGRAFNLADKSAFDYYKDLSEKGYYSRIISGNVQQRIEVDSVVCNFDNYPYAVRTYAKQFIIRSSNVTRRNLITTCYLVNSVRSDNNPQGFNIEKFAVVENRDIEVIER
- the traN gene encoding conjugative transposon protein TraN encodes the protein MKNHLKTFWAIALILGFAVTTYAQDSATAKTPLALGKIEPYRMEVTYDKTSHLIFPTAIRYVDLGSEYLIAGKAEDAENVLRVKASVRDFEPETNFSVITNDGRFYSFNVYYSSYPEALSYDLLTMQKAVDKANGNDVLFEELGNNSPSLAGLLLETIYKKDKRIVKHIGAKSFGIQFILKGIYIHNGKYYFHTELRNRTNVPFQIDFINFKVVDKKVAKRTVVQEHPLTPLRTYKPLDGIAGKSTEQNVFLLDQFTIADDKVLLIEIFEKNGGRHQTLQVENSDLIKARLIDDMYLKF
- a CDS encoding DUF4141 domain-containing protein, whose translation is MKKVLYLVCTALMLAVAPSAKAQFVVTDPANLASGIINSANEIIQTSSTVSNVIKNFNEVKKVYDQGKEYYDKLKAINNLVKDARKVQQTVLLVGDVSEMYVQNFGKMMNDPNFTPQELVAIGNGYSALLNESTELLKELKQIITSSSLSLNDKERMDIIDRVYKEVKDYHSLVRYYTNKNISVSYLRAKKKNDAQRVLQLYGTANQKYW
- the dcm gene encoding DNA (cytosine-5-)-methyltransferase, which produces MVGASLFSSAGIAETYFEEVGINIIAANELVQERADLYQALYPNSKMIAGSILDDKIFKTLVESTPEKLDFLIASPPCQGMSVAGKNRNIEQMLKDERNYLVFKIIDFIKLKSPDFVLIENVPTFFKMVLPYQNQHLKVIEILNLLFGKEYKIEANVYDASEYGVAQRRTRAIIKLYRKDKKWGQPIKSEKQITVEEKIGFLPSIEAGEQSKIKWHFARKHSDNHVLWMKHTPTGKTAFENEEYFPIKSNGEKIKSYNTTYRRIKWDEPAPTITMRNDAISSQLNVHPGRKLKNGTYSDARVLTPLELMLLSSLPQNWNIPDNTPELLIRKCIGECIPPLLIKNIVAQINQ
- a CDS encoding TraG family conjugative transposon ATPase, producing the protein MRNVAKTTTLENKFPLLAVENNCILSKDADITACFEVRLPELFTVASAEYEAIHSAWHKAIKTLPDFTVIHKQDWYIKESYAPDLAIKDQSFLSKSYQRHFNERPFLNHYCYLFLTKTTKERMRMQSNFSSLCKGTLIPKEIRNKETIHRFMEAVAQFERIVNDSGFVSLRRLTEEDIIGTDDTQGLLEQYLTLSRGAGTPMQDIALGGEEVRIGNKRLCLHTLSDTDDLPGTVSADTRFEKLSTDRSDCRLSFAAPVGLLLSCNHIYNQYLFLDNSEDNLQKFEKSARNMHSLARYSRANQINKEWIEKYLNEAHSFGLSSIRAHFNIMAWSEDPAELKQLKNDCGSALALMECKPRHNTTDVATLYWAGMPGNAGDFPSEESFYTFIEPALCFFTEETNYHNSPSPFGIKMADRLTGKPIHLDISDLPMKRGIITNRNKFILGPSGSGKSFFTNHMVRQYYEQGAHVLLVDTGNSYQGLCELIKGKTKGEDGVYFTYTEDNPIAFNPFYTDDGVFDIEKRESIKTLILTLWKRDDEPPTRSEEVALSNAVSGYIERIKTEDVYPSFNGFYEYVKGGYRKVLEEKQVREKDFDIANFLNVLEPYYKGGEYDYLLNSNKQLDLLSKRFIVFEIDAIKDHKILFPIVTIIIMEVFINKMRRLKGIRKLILIEEAWKAIAKEGMAEYIKYLFKTVRKFFGEAIVVTQEVDDIIQSPIVKESIINNSDCKILLDQRKYMNKFDDIQAMLGLTDKEKGQVLSINMNNDASRLYKEVWIGLGGTHSAVYATEVSLEEYLAYTTEETEKMEVMQLAAELDGNVELAIKHIAMQRRDNSNQ
- the traM gene encoding conjugative transposon protein TraM, translated to MKENENKKSVVRVTEGSPKETADVLQNGTQNNKEKLKKPLIFGLMAIVFVGCMYLIFKPSADKKAIENVGLNDAVPQATGAGMPADKGKAYEQEMLERKEQEKRNALATLSDYWNTEDKKEPTDEQFPDDEESNGFGGGGRNSGRSGNPALNSYRNTQSALSSFYQDDNAETMELRKQVDELKAKLSEKDVPPVATVDDQLKLMEKSYEMAAKYLPQNANTGNAAPANGATPAAAGANQKEQFVSFTPTRKNIVSALYREPSDSAFAADWSQTKNRGFYTAGSTEQAIQPKNSIKACVHEAQTVVGETGVRLRLLEPAKTPQRTIPKGTIVTANAKFQNGRLQLKVTSVELEGNIIPVDITIYDLDGQQGLYVPYSPEMNALTEMAGNMSQTGGTSVMLTQNAGQQVAADLSRGVVQGISGYFAKKVRTPKVTLKAGYQVFLVSKK
- a CDS encoding nitrogen regulatory IIA protein translates to MDRYFDKLDKRWQALPLRKQHQYTLYFFVGYLLLTVAVIGKVMYDTSKSGHDMVIEHIENPVLKSKNPARLQDSVSTILKNQIYERK
- a CDS encoding DUF4133 domain-containing protein, with product MNYNINKGIGRTVEFKGLKAQYLFIFAGGLLGTLILVMILYMAGVNSYICLFLGAGGASLIVWQTFSLNRKYGEHGLMKIAANKRHPRYIICRKPVHRYLKFTPKQNAV
- a CDS encoding DUF4134 domain-containing protein is translated as MEKQRKKVWLAALAMLSAIGAFAQGNGSAGINEATQMVTSYFDPATQLIYAIGAVVGLIGGVKVYNKFSSGDPDTSKTAASWFGACIFLIVAATILRSFFL